In Anguilla rostrata isolate EN2019 unplaced genomic scaffold, ASM1855537v3 scaf1209, whole genome shotgun sequence, the sequence ctcggcttggggcctttctgtgcggagtttgcatgttgtccgcgtgggtttcctcctggtactccggcttcctcccacagtccaaagacatgcaggtaggccaattggagaccttaaattgcccataggtatgagtgtgtgagtgaatggtttgtgtgccctgtgatagattggtggcctttccagggtgtattcctgcctcttgcccaatgcacgctgggataggctccagcaccccacgTGATCCTgttcaggataagcgggtatagatgatggatggattaattttgtgttttttatttagtatGAATCAGTATGTTTGGAATATACACACTTTATTATCTTTTGGCAAACTATGCAAAACAACTGATCTTTCAAAGCCATTTACCTCATTTACCTATAAAGTAAGCTTTATTTGTATCAATTACTTACACTTGTGACCTGTTGTTAAGGAAGCCTAATGATCTCACAGGGGATATTCCCTTATAAAAAGTCATTCTCATACAAGGAATACATTTCGTGCTCTCTCATGCAAAAGAAGCTGTATAGGCAGTTTACAACAAGATTTTTCTTTTATGCTTGTTCTATATTATCAATTGATTGACTTTGACTTCAAGGGTTTGATGTGATGACGTGAGCTGGGTTAAAGAAAACAATGGATATTTTGAAACATCAGGACCTCAATGCACCACAATTCTGTTTTCCATCAGTTAATGGATCCTGCATTAAAATCAGTCAGACTTGGGCGGCTCAGTTTAtcttgtatattttctttgtggcAGGAATGATTTTCACAATTCTTGGGAACTTGGTTGTCATCATCTCCATTGCACACTTTAAACAGCTCCATACACCAACAAACATACTGGTGATGTCTTTGGCAGTAGCAGACCTGCTACTTGGAATGGTTGTGATGCCCTTCAGCATGATAAGATCTGTTGAGGGCTGCTGGTACTTTGGAGATGCCTTCTGTTTACTGCACTCCAGTTTTGACATGTTCCTCACCTGTGCATCCCTTTTTCATCTGATTTTCATTGCCATAGACCGCTATCAGGCAGTGTGCAATCCACTGCATTATTCCACAAGAATAACCATCCCAATTGCATGGCTCATGAGTGCTCTGAGTTGGGTAATTGCAGGTGTATACTCCTATGGTCTTCTTTATTCGAAGGCTAATGTAAAAGGGCTGGAAGCACATATTGCATCGATTTATTGTTTGGGTAGTTGCATTCTGCTATTCAATTCTTTGTGGGGGGTCCTGGATAccttaattgcattttttctgcCTTGCTCTATTATGATGGGTTtttatgtcaaaatattttttgtggccAGGGAGCATGTCAGAAAGATTGGAGACATGAATCATCAAAAGCAATTGAATGAGGAGAATAAGAACAAACTGTCTCGAAGTTCTGAGCGCAAAGCAGCAAAAACCCTGGGAATTGTTATGGGGGTCTTCATTCTTTGCTGGATGCCTTTCTTTGTGAACATGATAATTGATCCGTACACTAACTTTAGCACTCCTGTAATCATCTTTGACGTGCTTGTCTGGCTAGGTTACTTTAATTCTACTTTAAATCCTATAATCTACAGTTTATTTTATCCTTGGTTTCAAAAAGCATTAAAACTCATTGtctctttgaaaatattaactCCAAGTTCTTCAAATATGAATCTATTTATTGAAAGATAATTATAAAATGGCTTCATGTCTTGCATTTTTTAAGAGTGAATCTTTGTTCCAATCTTTGAGTCAGGCAATATTTGTGCATTGTTCACATGATTCTTAATCTAGCTCTATTCTTCTGTTATAGTATTGGAATATaagagaatatttattttacttaatatAATCAGTAATCCAAAATGACTGGCTTTCCTCGTTTAATGTCAAGATAGCTGCTGGACACTATGCTTATTGTTCATATACTGTTAGTTACCACAGAACCTGAACTTTCAGCTTTCTAACTACAGGTTCAGTAGCGTAAAAGCTGTCATTTTATTCGATAGTGTAGTCTCCTCAACCACTATCTCGCCAACTTACGAAAACAAAAGCTGTTTAAAATAATGGAGGATTATATGCAGTTTAAGTAATATATTACACTGAAAACTGGTATTTATTAGAAATAAgtaattacagtattttaaaagttaacacGTGTTAATAGAATAAACTCATATTTTTGGATAGTTTCGATAATTCTTTCATAACTGAATCAACCCAAGTTCAAGTTTCACTTGTTCAATGCATGACATTGCTTTCACTGAATGAAAGATTCCATTGTCGATAAAAATGAATCAACTATGTTCCTAGTTTTCATACtcaaatttttgtattttactttccactgtgtctttgtgtatacagtatgcataTATTATgtggtgagctccataataataataagacacttttaaaaaaaaaatttaggtctgtacttcacaattcttgattttttttcttatcagacatttcacatatggttaaagtgcacattctctgcttttatttaagatatttttatacattttgctttcaccatgtaaaaattaaaGCACTTTCTTTAATAAATAGTCTCCTGTTTAAACCATGCTCTTCCACATATCTGTTGTCTTTGTTAAGAAGTATTACAAGGAGCGCAACATTCTGAAAACCATAACAGCAACtcattttgattgcatttgaaataattaaaaaaaagacttcaaaaAAGTCTGTGATCTTTGAGCGCTCATTGATCATTGTTAATTTGACAATGTTTCCTGTGATTAATCGGCTCTGAATTTCAGTAACTTTGTCCTGACATTTAACTTTTAGGGATGAAAAACATGGCTATTGTCAGcagtttaataattaattatcaattaattattatttatgaaaaaacatgAGCTGTTGAGTACCTCTAAAACATCTAGAAGTTTACTTCTTTTTCTAACAACAGAAGTGATATTTGTAACCAAATATTTGTTAAATCCAGTTAGTTGTAATCTcaccttcaggcaaaatattttccatgtaaccaTTTATATGGACATTAAGGTTTTCAATcagtgatttcaattaaatgttacAGACTGCATTCAACTTAAAATCAAAAGGAACATGGTCTTT encodes:
- the LOC135247306 gene encoding trace amine-associated receptor 13c-like is translated as MDILKHQDLNAPQFCFPSVNGSCIKISQTWAAQFILYIFFVAGMIFTILGNLVVIISIAHFKQLHTPTNILVMSLAVADLLLGMVVMPFSMIRSVEGCWYFGDAFCLLHSSFDMFLTCASLFHLIFIAIDRYQAVCNPLHYSTRITIPIAWLMSALSWVIAGVYSYGLLYSKANVKGLEAHIASIYCLGSCILLFNSLWGVLDTLIAFFLPCSIMMGFYVKIFFVAREHVRKIGDMNHQKQLNEENKNKLSRSSERKAAKTLGIVMGVFILCWMPFFVNMIIDPYTNFSTPVIIFDVLVWLGYFNSTLNPIIYSLFYPWFQKALKLIVSLKILTPSSSNMNLFIER